The nucleotide sequence CTGGAAGATGGGGAAGTACGTGACCGCCGCGATCAGGCAGCCCGCCATGATGATGGGCTTGCGGCCGATGCGGTCGGACAGCGCGCCGAACACTACGAAGAACGGCGTGCCGATCAGCAGGGCCACCGCGATCATGATGTTGGCCGAATTGGCGTCCACCTTCAGCGTCTGCGTCAGGAAGAACAGCGCATAGAACTGCCCCGTGTACCACACCACCGCTTGTCCGGCCGTCAGGCCGAGCAGGGCCAGGATCACGATCTTCAGGTTCTTCCATTGGCCGAAGGATTCGCTGATCGGCGCCTTGGATCCCTTGCCTTCTTCCTTCATGCGCTGGAAGGTCGGCGATTCGCTGAGCTGCAGCCGGATCCAGACGGAGATGGCCAGCAGCACGAAGGACAGCAGGAAGGGTGCGCGCCACCAGCCCCACGAATCGCGGAAGGCCTCTTCGCCCGAATAGGAACGCACGCCCAGGATGACGAGCAGCGACAGGAACAGGCCCAGCGTTGCCGTGGTCTGGATCCAGCTGGTGTAGAACCCGCGGCGTCCCATGGGCGCGTGTTCCGCCACATAGGTGGCCGCGCCGCCGTACTCGCCGCCCAGCGCCAGGCCTTGCAACAGGCGCAGGATGATGAGCAGGGCCGGCGCGGCGATGCCGATGGAGCTGTATGTGGGCAGGATGCCGACCAGGAAGGTGGACAGGCCCATGATCACGATGGTGACCAGGAAGGTGTACTTGCGGCCTACCAGGTCGCCCAGGCGGCCGAAGACCAGGGCGCCGAATGGCCGCACCGCGAAGCCCGCGGCGAAGGCGAGCAGGGCGAAAATGAAGCCCGCGGTCGGGTTGACGCCGGAAAAGAAGTGCAGGGCGATGATCGGCGCCAGCGACCCGTACAGATAGAAGTCATACCACTCGAAAACAGTGCCCAGCGACGACGCAAAAATGACTTTGCGTTCATTGCGGGTCATGGGAGCGGGGGCCGAGATGGCGCCCGGGCGCGGCATGGAAGCTGTGCTCATGATGTCTCCTCACGGGATGGCTGGCGGTTGCTCCGCCATGCTCGGTATGTGCAGACGCCCCGCGGATGCGGGGAGGCTGACCGCCACGGTAGGCAAGAAGGCTGACGGGGGTCTGACGATTCCCTGAACCGGCCCGATTTTGTGTTTCTAATTGTAAGAAAGCGGAAACCGAACGGATACCTTCAGGCCGGCCTGCGTCGCGCCCGGTGCGGGGTTATCCCCCAGTTCGACGAGGGCGTCGTGCTTCTGGGCGATCTCGCGCACGATGGCCAGGCCCAGGCCGCTGCCCTCCGCCGATGTACCCAATACGCGATAGAAGCGGTCGAACACGCGTTCGCGCTCGTGCGGCGGGATGCCGGGCCCCGAGTCCTCCACCTCGAGCAAGGCGGCGTCCGGCAGGGCGCGCACGCGCACGGTTACCCGGCCCCCGCGAGGGGTGTAGCGCAGCGCGTTATCCACGAGGTTGTTCAGCAGCTCAGCCAGCAGGATGGCATTGCCGACGATGGTGGCCGGCCGCCCCGCTTCCTCGAAACCCAGGTCGATGCCTATCGCCAGTGCCTGGGGCGCCCATAGCGTGGTTTGTTCGCAAGCCAGGCCATTCAGGTCCAGCGACGCCATGCCCACGGTGGCCGGGTTTTCTGCGCGGGCGAGCAACAGCAATTGATTCACCAGCCGGGTGGCGCGTTCGGATCCCGCGACCAGCTGTCGCAGGCTGGCCTGCATCTCGTCCGCGCTGGCGTCGCGCAGCGCCAGTTCGGCCTGGGTGCGCAGGCCGGCCAGGGGCGTCTTCAATTGATGCGCGGCGTCCGCGACGAAGCGCCGCTGCGTCTGGACGGTGGCGGACAGGCGTTCCAGCAGGTCATTGATGGCGGCCACCAGCGGCGCGATTTCGCTGGGCGTCGCCCGTTCGTCTATGGGCGACAGATCGTCGGGTCGGCGGGCGCGCAGCCGCTGCTGCAGGGCGTTCAAGGGGGCGACGCCGCGCGACAGGCCGAACCACACCAGCAGGACCGCGATGGGAAGGACCACGAACTGCGGGATGATGACGCCCTTGATGATGTCGTTGGCCAGTTGCGCGCGGCGTTCGGTCGTTTCGGCGACGATGACCACGGCTGGCATTTCGCCCGCGGCGCCGGGCGGCACGCGGGTGTAGGCCAGGCGGATGGCGAAGCCGCGCAGCGTACTGTCTTCATAGCGCACGGTACCGGGAACCGCCAGGTCGGCGCCCTTCGGTAGCGGCAGTTCGCGGTCGCCGCCCAGGTACTGGCCGCGGCCGCCCAGCACCAGCCAGAACACACTATCGGTTTCGTTGGCGCGCAACAGGCTGCGCACGGGCTCGCTCATCTGCAGGGCCGCGCGGCCGTCCACGGTCTGGACCTGGCGCGCCAGGACGCGCAGATGGTTGGCCAGCGCGCGGTCGTAGGGCACGTCGGCGATGTTCTGCGCGACGACATAGGTGATGGCCACGCTCATGGGCCATAGCAGGAACAGGGGGGCCAGCATCCAGTCCAGGATCTCGCCCAGCAGGGATCGGCGCGGCAGCGCGAACGAGGGGCCGCGCGTGCCGTTGCGCAGGATGTCCAGGGCTTCCTGGTTGAGCGGCGCGACCCGCGGGTTTTCAGTGTGCGAGTTCGCCCGTGCCATGATCCCGTTCCAGGCAGTAGCCCAGGCCTCGCACGGTCATGATCCGGACGCCTGTCGGTTCCAGCTTCTTGCGCAGGCGGTGCACATAGACTTCGATGGCGTTGGTGCTGACTTCGTCGCCCCATTCGCACAGGTGGTCCACCAGCTGGTTCTTGCTGACCATGCGGCCGCTGCGCATGAGCAGGATTTCAAGCAGGCCGACTTCGCGGGCCGACAGGTCCAGGGGCTGGTCATCCACCGATGCCACGCGTCCGGCCTGGTCGAATACCAGCCGGCCGTGGCGGATCAGGCTCGCGCCCCCGCCCGCGCCGCGGCGCGTCAGCGCGCGCACGCGCGCTTCGAGTTCGGACAGCGCGAACGGCTTGGCCATATAGTCGTCCGCGCCCAGGTCCAGGCCCTTCACGCGCTGCTCTATGCTGTCGGCCGCGGTTAAAATGAGAACCGGCAATTGCGGGTTGCGGGCTCGCAGGCGCCGCAGGACTTCCAGTCCCGCCAACTGGGGCAGCCCCAGGTCCAGGATCAACAGGTCGAAGGCCTGCGCGGTCAGTGCCAGGTCGGCCGCCATGCCGTCGCGCACGGCGTCGACGGCATAGCCGTTGTGTCGCAGCGAACGGGACAGGCCGTCGGCAAGGATGCTGTCGTCTTCAGCGATAAGTATGCGCATGTGACCAGGCTCTCGTGGATCGTTATGGTTTACGGAGCTGAGCGGGTCTTCCGCACGTGCCGGATCCGGCCGTGGGATTTCTTGGTATGGGACCGGATTGTCTCCGGACTGTCTCGCTCTCCTGGGCCGATTCTGTCACGCCGCTTGCGGCTTGCCCACACGGGATAACACGGAAAAATTTGTCATACTGTTTTTTTGTACAGTATAATCCAGTGCCATAATCCCGCCGAGATTGCAGGGGGCGACCCGGGTTCCCAATGCGGTTCCCAAGCGGGTCGCCGATCCGATCCCGCCCCCGTATCGATCGCCATACCCATCGCTAGAAAACGCCAGACAGGACACTTCATGGACGACAAAACCAGCAAGGCAGCCGCCTCGGAAAAAGCCAAGGCGCTCGCCGCGGCCCTATCGCAGATCGAAAAGCAGTTCGGCAAGGGTTCGATCATGCGGTATGGCGATAACGAGGTCGAGCATGACATCCAGGTGGTCTCCACCGGCTCGCTGGGCCTGGATATCGCACTGGGCGTCGGCGGGCTGCCGCGTGGCCGCGTCGTTGAAATCTACGGTCCGGAATCCTCGGGCAAGACCACGCTCACGCTGCAGGTCATCGCCGAAATGCAGAAACTGGGCGGCACCTGCGCCTTCGTCGACGCCGAGCACGCGCTGGACGTGCAATATGCCGCCAAGCTGGGCGTGAACCTGACCGATCTGCTTATCTCCCAACCGGACACGGGCGAACAGGCGCTGGAAATCACGGACGCGCTGGTGCGTTCCGGTTCGGTGGACCTGATCGTCATCGACTCCGTGGCCGCACTGGTGCCCAAGGCCGAAATCGAAGGCGAAATGGGCGACTCGCTGCCCGGCCTGCAGGCCCGCCTGATGAGCCAGGCGCTGCGCAAGCTCACCGCCACGATCAAGCGCACCAATTGCATGGTCATCTTCATCAACCAGATCCGGATGAAGATCGGCGTCATGTTCGGCAATCCGGAAACCACCACCGGCGGCAATGCGCTCAAGTTCTATTCGTCGGTGCGCCTGGATATCCGCCGCATCGGCTCCATCAAGAAGGGCGAAGAAGTCATCGGCAACGAAACGCGCGTCAAGGTGGTCAAGAACAAGGTGTCGCCGCCTTTCAAACAGGCCGAATTCGACATCATGTACGGCAGCGGTATTTCGCGCGAAGGCGAAATCATCGATCTGGGCGTGCAGGCGGGCATCGTCGACAAATCCGGCGCCTGGTACAGCTACAAGGGCGACCGCATCGGGCAGGGCAAGGACAATGTGCGGGAGTACCTGAAGGAACACCGCGACATGGCCCTGGAAATCGAGAACCGCATACGCGAAAACCAGGGCATCGTGAGCCGCGCCAATACCTTCGCCGCAAGCGAGGCAGAAGAAGACTGACCAAAGTCCAGGATCGCCAGGAGGCTGACAGGCCATGATCTCCGGCCGCCGTGGCACGGGACCGGCAACGCGTCCCGCCAAGGATGCACAAGACGACGCCTTCGGCCATGGCGAGCGGGGCGGGGAAAAGCGCGGCCCCAGTCTGAAGGCCCGTGCCGTCGGCTACCTGTCCCGGCGTGAATACGCGCGCAGCGAACTGGCGCGCAAGCTCGCGCCTCACGCCGACGATCCCGCCGTTCTGGATGCCTTGCTGGACGACCTGGAACGAGAAGGCTGGCTCTCCACGCGGCGTTTCGCGGAAAGCCTGGTGCACCGGCGCGCGGAACGCCAGGGCGCGGCCCGCATCGTGCAGGAATTGCGCCAGCATGGTGTGGACGAAAGCCAGATAGGCGAATTGCGCGATACGCTGCGCGCGACGGAATACGATCGCGCCGTGGCGGTCTGGAACAAGCGCTACGGTGAACGTCCGACGGACCGCGCCGCCTATGCCAAGCAGGCGCGATTCCTGGCGTCGCGCGGTTTTGCCCATGACGTGATCCGGCGCGTCCTGGGCGATGACGGTGAAGACTGAGCCGTTCAACCGCCTGGCGGTGTGCCCGGCCATGCGCCGGCGGCCTTGATGCCGGTCAGCGTCCTGAAGCTCACGTCCCTGGCAATGGTCAGGAAATCCTTGATGAAGGGTGCGTCGGCATCTTCGTGGCGAATGGCCGCGTAGAGCGTGCGCCATACGCCTTGCGGGCCAAGGTGGCAGACCTTCAGCCATCCTTGTCCCAGGTATTCCGTCAACGCCCAATTGGGCAGGGCGGCCACGCCACGGTTGCTGGCGATCAACTGCGCAATGATGGGTGTCAGTTCAGCCTTGCGCACGACGGCGGGCTCGACATCCGCCGGGTCCAGGAAGGCCGTGAAAACATCCAGGCGCTGGCGGTCGACCGGATAGGTGATCAGCGTCTGGTCCGCCAGCTGCTCGGGCTGGATATAGCGCTGCGCGGCCAGGGGGTTGGCCTCGGATACGGCCAGCACCAGCTCATAGCCGAACAAGGGCACGTACTCGATGGCTTCCAGCGCCTGCGGGTCGGACGTGATGACCAAGTCCAGGTCTCCCCGCAGCAGCGCGGGAAAGGGGGCGAAAGAAAAGGCCGCCGACAGGTCCAGCGCCACTTCGGGCCACTGCGCGCGGAATGCATCCAGCGCCGGCATCAACCACTGAAAGCACGAATGGCATTCGATGGCCAGGTGCAGCCGTCCGGTGCGGCCGGCGGCCAGACGCTGCAGTTCCCGTTCCGTCGCGCGCAATCGCGGCAGGATGTCGTCCGCCAGGGCCAGGACGCGCAGCCCGGCCGTGGTCAGGCGGGCGGGGCGGGTGCGCCGGTTCAGCAATGGAGTGCCCAGGCGCGATTCGAGGTCGCGCAACTGATGGGACAGCGCGGACTGGGTTAGGTGCAGCCGCTCTGCGGCTTCCTGCAGGCTGCCGCCATCGCGGATGGCGGCAAGGGTTTCCAAGTGACGGATTTCGAGCATGGGACGCCTTCGGGGACCGGCGATGCGGACGGCGCGCGGCCGGATGCCGCACAGGTTTGCCCGATTATATGAGACCTATTCATGGAATCGTTGCACACATTGATTTTGACTCAAGGTTAAACGCGCGCACAATGCGTGAACTTGAACAAACTTTGTTGGATTCCGGATTTCCATGACAACAATTCATAATCTTGGTTTCCCCCGCATCGGCGCGCAGCGCGAGTTGAAGCGTGCGGTGGAGTCTTATTGGGCCGGCAAGACGTCCCTGGCCGAACTGGAAGAAACGGGACGGGAACTGCGCGCCCGGCACTGGCAGATCCAGGCCGATGCCGGCGTGGACCTGATGCCCGTGGGCGATTTCGCCTGGTACGACCATGTCCTGGAATGGACGACGCTGCTGGGCGCCGTGCCGGCCCGCTTCGGGCAGCCTGCCGACGGACCCGTCAGCCTGGATACTCTCTTCCGGATGGGGCGCGGGCGTGCGCCCACGGGCACGCCGGCCGCCGCTTGCGAGATGACCAAGTGGTTCGATACCAATTACCACTACATCGTCCCCGAGCTGACGCCTGCGCAGACGTTCCGCATCGCGCGGGAATCGCTGTTCGAGCAGATCCGCGAGGCCTCTGAAGCCGGCTACCGGGTGAAGCCCGTGATCCCGGGTCCCTTGACCTGGCTGTGGCTGGGCAAGGGCGATGCCTACGCCGGGCCCGGCGATGCCGCCAAACTGGAACTGCTGGCCGGCTTGATCCCGGTCTATGCGGAAGTGCTGCGCCGCATCGCCGCGCTGGGCGTCGAATGGGTGCAGATCGACGAGCCCATCCTGGCGCTGGACCTGCCCGCCGCGTGGCGCGACGCCTACGCGAGCACCTACGCGGCCCTGTCCGCCGCGCCGGTGAAGGTGCTGCTGGCGACGTATTTCGACGGCTTGCAGGACAATCTGGCGACGGCCGCCGCCTTGCCGGTAGCCGGTCTGCACGTCGACCTGGTGCGGGCGCCGGAACAGCTGGCTCCCACGCTGCGGGCCATCGGCACCAAGGTGCTGTCGGCCGGTATCGTCAACGGCCGCAATATCTGGCGCACCGATCTGGACGCCGCGCTGCGCGCCCTGGCTCCCGCGCGGGCGGCGCTGGGCGACCGCCTGTGGATCGCCCCTTCGTGCTCCCTGCTACACGTGCCGGTGGACCTGGCGCATGAGACGGATCTGGACGACGAACTCAAGAGCTGGCTTTCGTTCGCCGTGCAGAAGCTGGACGAGGTCCGCACCCTGGCGCGCGCCCTGGACGGCAGCCAGGAACCCGCCCTGCGGGAAACCCTGGCCGCGCAGCGGGCCGCGCTGGCCAACCGCGCGCAATCGCCGCGCATCCACAACCCGGCCGTGGCGCGACGCATGGCGGCGGCCGCCGAAGTGCGGCGCGACCGCGCACCATTCCCCCAGCGTATCGGCCAGCAGCAGGAAAAGCTGCGCCTGCCCGCGTTTCCCACCACCACCATCGGCTCCTTCCCGCAGACGGCGGAAATCCGCGCCTTGCGGCGTGACTGGAAGGCCGGCGCGATCAGCGATTCCGCCTATGAGGCCGCCATCCGCAAGGAGATCGAATCGGTCATCCGGTTCCAGGAGAAAGTCGGCCTGGACGTGCTCGTGCACGGCGAGCCGGAACGCAACGATATGGTGGAGTACTTCGGCGAGCTGCTGGCCGGCTTTGCCTTTACCCGCAACGGGTGGGTCCAGAGCTATGGTTCGCGCTGCGTCAAGCCGCCGGTGATTTTCGGCGACGTCGCCCGTCCCGCGCCCATGACGGTGGGCTGGTCTTCGTACGCGCAGTCCCTGACGGACAAGCCGGTCAAGGGCATGCTGACCGGGCCGGTGACCATCCTGCAATGGTCCTTCGTGCGGGACGACCAGCCGCGTGAACAGACCTGCCGCCAGCTGGCCCTGGCCCTGCGCGACGAAGTGGTCGACCTGGAAAAGGCCGGCATCCGGGTCATCCAGATCGACGAACCCGCCATACGCGAAGGCTTGCCGCTGCGCCGGGCCGACTGGCAGGCCTACCTGGATTGGGCGGTGGATTGCTTCCGCCTGTCCACCGCGGGAGTCCGGGAGGACACGCAGATCCATACCCACATGTGCTACGCGGAGTTCAACGACATCATCGAATCCATCGCCGCCATGGACGCCGATGTCATTACGATCGAGACGTCGCGCTCCAATATGGAGCTGCTCGAGGCGTTCGAGGAATTCCGCTATCCGAACGACATCGGGCCGGGCGTGTACGACATCCATTCGCCCAATGTCCCGGATGTGGGCTGGATGGTCCAGCTCATGCGGAAGGCCGCCGGCCGCCTGCCCAAGGAACGCCTGTGGGTCAATCCGGACTGCGGCCTGAAGACCCGCGCCTGGCCCGAGACCGAAGCCGCGTTGGTCGGCATGGTGGACGCCGCGCGCCAGCTGCGCGCGCAGTCCTGATCGCCTGAACCGTCGCCCGCAGGGCCGGTTCCCGTCTCCCGGGAACCGGCCCTGGTTTTTTGAACAATGGCCGTGCGCTATACTTTGAAGGTTTTGTTGCCTTGCAGCAACCTTGGTTGACACGCATGCCTTTGCCGCCCTCGGAAGTCCCCCGCAAACCCCTGCACACGCGCTCGATCCGCGTGCAGGGCTATGCGCGCGATGACGGGCTGTGGGACATCGAGGCCGAGCTTATCGATGTGAAGGCCTACGATTTCGCCAGAAGCGAAGGCGATATCCTGCGCGCGGGGCAGCCGGTGCACCATATGCACCTGCGTATCACGATCGACGATGCCTATACGATCGTTGCCGCGCAGGCGGTTTACGATGCGGCGCCCTATGGCGAGCACTGCACCGGCATCGAGCCCGCCTACCAGGACCTGGTGGGCATGAACCTGGTCCGGGGCTTTCGCCAGCAGGTCAAGACGCGGTTCGGCCGCGTCGCCGGCTGTACGCATATGAGCGAGCTGGCGCTGGTGCTGCCGACCGCCGCGGTCCAGACCATGGCCGGGCGGCGCCGCGAAAACCCCGATCCCAGCAAGCGGCCATTCCAGCTGGATGGCTGCCATGCGCTCAGTACGGACGGACCCGTGGTCCTCCAGTACTACCCCAAGTGGTATACCGGTGAAGTTTCCGCCGAGGATGCCGCTTCTGATTCTTCTCTTTTTTCTCATACGACCTGACAGGTAACACATGAAAATCCACGAGTATCAAGGCAAGGAACTGCTGAAGAAATTTGGCGTGACCGTGCCGCGCGGTATTCCCGCCTTCACCGTTGACGAAGCCGTGAGCGCGGCCGAAAAACTGGTAGGGCCTGTCTGGGTCGTGAAGGCGCAGATCCACGCCGGCGGCCGGGGCAAGGGCGGCGGCGTGAAGCTGGCGCGTTCCCTCGAGGAAGTGCGCAAGCTGGCCGGTGAAATCCTCGGCATGCAGCTGATCACGCACCAGACCGGCCCGGAAGGCCAGAAGGTCAACCGCCTGTACATCGAAGAAGGCGCGGACATCCAGAAGGAATACTACGTGTCGCTGGTCACCGACCGTGCCACGCAGAAGGTCGCCCTGATCGCATCGAGCGAAGGCGGCATGGACATCGAGGAAGTGGCCCACTCCTCGCCGGAAAAGATCGTCACGGAATACATCGATCCGCTGGCCGGCCTGACCGCCGAGCAGGCCAAGAAAGTGGCCGACGCCATCGGCATGCCCGCGGACTCGACCGCGCAGACGGTGGACCTGTTCCAGAAGCTCTACAAGTGCTATATGGAAACGGACGCTTCCCTGGTCGAGATCAATCCTTTGAACCGCGATAGCAAGGGCAACATCATCGCCCTGGACGCCAAGTTCAATTTCGACTCGAATGCCTTGTTCCGCCATCCGGAAATCGTCGCCTACCGCGACCTGGACGAGGAAGATCCCGCGGAAATCGAGGCCAGCAAGTTCGACCTGGCCTACATCCAGCTGGACGGCAACATCGGTTGCCTGGTGAACGGCGCCGGCCTGGCCATGGCCACCATGGACACCATCAAGCTGTTCGGCGGCGAGCCGGCCAACTTCCTGGACGTCGGCGGCGGCGCGACCGCCGAGAAAGTGACCGAAGCCTTCAAGATCATGCTCAAGAACAAGAGCGTGAAGGCCATCCTGGTCAACATCTTCGGCGGCATCATGCGCTGCGACGTCATCGCCGAAGGCGTGATTACCGCGTGCAAGGCCGTCAACCTGAACGTCCCGCTGGTCGTCCGCATGAAGGGCACCAACGAAGAACTCGGCAAGAAGATGCTGGCCGAGTCCGGACTGCCCATTATCAGCGCCGACACCATGGCCGAAGCGGCCACCAAGGTCGTTGCCGCCGTCAAATAAGAAGTTATTGCCAAGGATTCACAAATGTCGATCTTGATCAACAAGGACACTAAAGTCATCACCCAAGGCATCACGGGCAAGACGGGGCAATTCCATACCCGCATGTGCCGCGACTACGCCAACGGCAAGGCCGCCTTCGTGGCCGGCGTGAACCCGAAGAAGGCGGGTGAGGACTTCGAGGGCATCCCCATCTACGCATCGGTCAAGGACGCCAAGGCGGCCACCGGCGCCACCGTGTCGGTGATCTACGTGCCGCCGGCCGGCGCTGCCGCCGCCATCTGGGAAGCCGTGGAAGCCGAACTGGACCTGGCCATCTGCATCACGGAAGGCATCCCCGTCCGCGACATGCTGGAAGTGCGCAACCGCATGAAGCAGAAGGGGAGCAAGACCCTGCTGCTGGGCCCCAACTGCCCCGGCCTGATCACGCCCGACGAAATCAAAATCGGCATCATGCCCGGCCACATCCACCGCAAGGGCCGCGTCGGTATTGTCAGCCGTTCCGGCACGCTTACCTATGAAGCCGTGGCCCAGGTGACCGAACTGGGTCTGGGCCAGTCCAGCGCCGTCGGTATCGGCGGGGACCCGATCAACGGCCTGAAGCATATCGACGTGCTGAAGCTGTTCAACGACGATCCCGACACCGATGCCGTGATCATGATCGGCGAAATCGGCGGTCCGGATGAAGTCACTGCCGCGCAGTGGGCCAAGGACAACATGAAGAAGCCGGTGGTCGGTTTCATCGCCGGCGTGACGGCGCCCCCCGGAAAGCGCATGGGCCACGCCGGCGCGCTGATCTCCGGCGGTGCCGATACGGCGGACGCCAAGCTGGAAGTCATGGAAGCCTGCGGCATCCGCACCACGCGCAACCCGTCGGAAATGGGCAAGCTGCTGAAGTCCGTGCTGTAAGCAAGCCAACGGGAATGGGCGCCTGACAAGGCCAGCCCCGTCCATGCCATGGAAAACCCGCCGATTCCGGCGGGTTTTTCATTGGCGCGCCGGGAGGGTGCGCCGCCTGGCAGGTGGGCGGGCTCCCGAGTGTGGCCAAGGTCTGGGCACATCGCCCTCGCGCATCTCATGTGGTGAGCGCGGCCGGATGCAGTTGGCGATGGCGAGGTGACGCCGGCCGGGACCGCGACGGCGGCCCGTGCCGAACGGCAGGCAGGCCGAAAGTGAAGCCTTGCGGTACTGTCGCTGAACTAAATCTCTCGGCTGAGAGCAAAGTCGGGAGTTTGATGCTTCCCGATCAGGCGCGCATGCGTTCCATGCGTTCAGATTTTATTCAGAATATGTTCAGTCCATATTCAGTTTAAATT is from Bordetella bronchialis and encodes:
- the sucC gene encoding ADP-forming succinate--CoA ligase subunit beta gives rise to the protein MKIHEYQGKELLKKFGVTVPRGIPAFTVDEAVSAAEKLVGPVWVVKAQIHAGGRGKGGGVKLARSLEEVRKLAGEILGMQLITHQTGPEGQKVNRLYIEEGADIQKEYYVSLVTDRATQKVALIASSEGGMDIEEVAHSSPEKIVTEYIDPLAGLTAEQAKKVADAIGMPADSTAQTVDLFQKLYKCYMETDASLVEINPLNRDSKGNIIALDAKFNFDSNALFRHPEIVAYRDLDEEDPAEIEASKFDLAYIQLDGNIGCLVNGAGLAMATMDTIKLFGGEPANFLDVGGGATAEKVTEAFKIMLKNKSVKAILVNIFGGIMRCDVIAEGVITACKAVNLNVPLVVRMKGTNEELGKKMLAESGLPIISADTMAEAATKVVAAVK
- a CDS encoding DUF2889 domain-containing protein; this encodes MPLPPSEVPRKPLHTRSIRVQGYARDDGLWDIEAELIDVKAYDFARSEGDILRAGQPVHHMHLRITIDDAYTIVAAQAVYDAAPYGEHCTGIEPAYQDLVGMNLVRGFRQQVKTRFGRVAGCTHMSELALVLPTAAVQTMAGRRRENPDPSKRPFQLDGCHALSTDGPVVLQYYPKWYTGEVSAEDAASDSSLFSHTT
- a CDS encoding MFS transporter, giving the protein MSTASMPRPGAISAPAPMTRNERKVIFASSLGTVFEWYDFYLYGSLAPIIALHFFSGVNPTAGFIFALLAFAAGFAVRPFGALVFGRLGDLVGRKYTFLVTIVIMGLSTFLVGILPTYSSIGIAAPALLIILRLLQGLALGGEYGGAATYVAEHAPMGRRGFYTSWIQTTATLGLFLSLLVILGVRSYSGEEAFRDSWGWWRAPFLLSFVLLAISVWIRLQLSESPTFQRMKEEGKGSKAPISESFGQWKNLKIVILALLGLTAGQAVVWYTGQFYALFFLTQTLKVDANSANIMIAVALLIGTPFFVVFGALSDRIGRKPIIMAGCLIAAVTYFPIFQGLTHFANPALEKAQATAPVTVIADPATCSFQFNPVGTASFTSSCDIIKSFLARNSVNYKNEAAPAGSVAKVRIGTDEFQSFDGAALPPADFKARSAELDKSLTAAIRGHGYPAKADPAQSNNVMVVVLLTILVIYVTMVYGPIAAMLVEMFPTRIRYTSMSLPYHIGNGWFGGFLPPLAFAIVAATGNIYDGLWYPIIIAVMTLVIGTLFVRETKDVDLNKD
- a CDS encoding sensor histidine kinase, with protein sequence MLAPLFLLWPMSVAITYVVAQNIADVPYDRALANHLRVLARQVQTVDGRAALQMSEPVRSLLRANETDSVFWLVLGGRGQYLGGDRELPLPKGADLAVPGTVRYEDSTLRGFAIRLAYTRVPPGAAGEMPAVVIVAETTERRAQLANDIIKGVIIPQFVVLPIAVLLVWFGLSRGVAPLNALQQRLRARRPDDLSPIDERATPSEIAPLVAAINDLLERLSATVQTQRRFVADAAHQLKTPLAGLRTQAELALRDASADEMQASLRQLVAGSERATRLVNQLLLLARAENPATVGMASLDLNGLACEQTTLWAPQALAIGIDLGFEEAGRPATIVGNAILLAELLNNLVDNALRYTPRGGRVTVRVRALPDAALLEVEDSGPGIPPHERERVFDRFYRVLGTSAEGSGLGLAIVREIAQKHDALVELGDNPAPGATQAGLKVSVRFPLSYN
- the metE gene encoding 5-methyltetrahydropteroyltriglutamate--homocysteine S-methyltransferase, whose product is MTTIHNLGFPRIGAQRELKRAVESYWAGKTSLAELEETGRELRARHWQIQADAGVDLMPVGDFAWYDHVLEWTTLLGAVPARFGQPADGPVSLDTLFRMGRGRAPTGTPAAACEMTKWFDTNYHYIVPELTPAQTFRIARESLFEQIREASEAGYRVKPVIPGPLTWLWLGKGDAYAGPGDAAKLELLAGLIPVYAEVLRRIAALGVEWVQIDEPILALDLPAAWRDAYASTYAALSAAPVKVLLATYFDGLQDNLATAAALPVAGLHVDLVRAPEQLAPTLRAIGTKVLSAGIVNGRNIWRTDLDAALRALAPARAALGDRLWIAPSCSLLHVPVDLAHETDLDDELKSWLSFAVQKLDEVRTLARALDGSQEPALRETLAAQRAALANRAQSPRIHNPAVARRMAAAAEVRRDRAPFPQRIGQQQEKLRLPAFPTTTIGSFPQTAEIRALRRDWKAGAISDSAYEAAIRKEIESVIRFQEKVGLDVLVHGEPERNDMVEYFGELLAGFAFTRNGWVQSYGSRCVKPPVIFGDVARPAPMTVGWSSYAQSLTDKPVKGMLTGPVTILQWSFVRDDQPREQTCRQLALALRDEVVDLEKAGIRVIQIDEPAIREGLPLRRADWQAYLDWAVDCFRLSTAGVREDTQIHTHMCYAEFNDIIESIAAMDADVITIETSRSNMELLEAFEEFRYPNDIGPGVYDIHSPNVPDVGWMVQLMRKAAGRLPKERLWVNPDCGLKTRAWPETEAALVGMVDAARQLRAQS
- a CDS encoding response regulator transcription factor, with amino-acid sequence MRILIAEDDSILADGLSRSLRHNGYAVDAVRDGMAADLALTAQAFDLLILDLGLPQLAGLEVLRRLRARNPQLPVLILTAADSIEQRVKGLDLGADDYMAKPFALSELEARVRALTRRGAGGGASLIRHGRLVFDQAGRVASVDDQPLDLSAREVGLLEILLMRSGRMVSKNQLVDHLCEWGDEVSTNAIEVYVHRLRKKLEPTGVRIMTVRGLGYCLERDHGTGELAH
- the recX gene encoding recombination regulator RecX, with translation MISGRRGTGPATRPAKDAQDDAFGHGERGGEKRGPSLKARAVGYLSRREYARSELARKLAPHADDPAVLDALLDDLEREGWLSTRRFAESLVHRRAERQGAARIVQELRQHGVDESQIGELRDTLRATEYDRAVAVWNKRYGERPTDRAAYAKQARFLASRGFAHDVIRRVLGDDGED
- a CDS encoding LysR family transcriptional regulator — its product is MLEIRHLETLAAIRDGGSLQEAAERLHLTQSALSHQLRDLESRLGTPLLNRRTRPARLTTAGLRVLALADDILPRLRATERELQRLAAGRTGRLHLAIECHSCFQWLMPALDAFRAQWPEVALDLSAAFSFAPFPALLRGDLDLVITSDPQALEAIEYVPLFGYELVLAVSEANPLAAQRYIQPEQLADQTLITYPVDRQRLDVFTAFLDPADVEPAVVRKAELTPIIAQLIASNRGVAALPNWALTEYLGQGWLKVCHLGPQGVWRTLYAAIRHEDADAPFIKDFLTIARDVSFRTLTGIKAAGAWPGTPPGG
- the recA gene encoding recombinase RecA; the encoded protein is MDDKTSKAAASEKAKALAAALSQIEKQFGKGSIMRYGDNEVEHDIQVVSTGSLGLDIALGVGGLPRGRVVEIYGPESSGKTTLTLQVIAEMQKLGGTCAFVDAEHALDVQYAAKLGVNLTDLLISQPDTGEQALEITDALVRSGSVDLIVIDSVAALVPKAEIEGEMGDSLPGLQARLMSQALRKLTATIKRTNCMVIFINQIRMKIGVMFGNPETTTGGNALKFYSSVRLDIRRIGSIKKGEEVIGNETRVKVVKNKVSPPFKQAEFDIMYGSGISREGEIIDLGVQAGIVDKSGAWYSYKGDRIGQGKDNVREYLKEHRDMALEIENRIRENQGIVSRANTFAASEAEED